The following proteins are co-located in the Fluviicola sp. genome:
- the xerD gene encoding site-specific tyrosine recombinase XerD: MKDWERYIKQFVHYLKIERSLAENSIFAYQQDVAKLRDFCESYTLSPEHIQTGHLKQFIAELYDMGLSARSQARIISGWKQFFDFLLQEDVRKDDPSENLELPKIGRKLPEVLTVEEIDAMIAAIDMSSNEGQRNKAILETLYSCGLRVSELVSLRFEDCFFEEGFIRIIGKGNKERLVPVSPSVIEEVTFYAENDRQNVPAKKGSEAIVFLNRRGAQLTRIMIYTIIKRLAEAAGIKKTISPHTFRHSFATHLIEGGANLRAVQDMLGHENITTTEIYTHLDQRFLRDAILTYHPRNTIN; this comes from the coding sequence TTGAAAGATTGGGAACGCTATATTAAACAATTTGTTCATTACCTGAAAATTGAACGAAGCCTGGCTGAGAATTCCATTTTCGCCTATCAACAGGATGTTGCTAAGTTACGTGACTTTTGCGAATCTTACACACTTTCCCCCGAGCACATTCAAACGGGGCACCTGAAACAATTTATTGCCGAATTGTATGATATGGGGTTGAGCGCGCGTTCCCAGGCCCGGATAATCAGCGGCTGGAAACAATTTTTTGATTTCCTGCTCCAGGAAGACGTCCGGAAAGATGATCCTTCCGAAAATCTGGAACTCCCTAAAATTGGCCGGAAACTCCCGGAAGTGCTGACTGTTGAAGAAATTGACGCCATGATTGCGGCTATCGACATGAGCTCCAACGAAGGACAACGCAACAAAGCGATCCTGGAAACACTTTACAGCTGCGGATTGCGTGTGAGCGAATTGGTTTCCCTGCGTTTTGAAGATTGTTTTTTCGAGGAAGGATTTATCCGCATTATCGGGAAAGGAAACAAGGAACGATTGGTTCCCGTGAGTCCGAGCGTGATCGAAGAAGTGACTTTTTATGCTGAAAACGACCGGCAGAATGTTCCGGCAAAAAAAGGCAGTGAAGCGATTGTATTCCTGAACCGGCGCGGTGCACAACTAACTCGTATTATGATCTACACGATTATCAAGCGATTGGCCGAAGCGGCGGGAATCAAGAAGACAATTAGTCCGCATACCTTCCGCCATTCGTTTGCAACCCACCTGATCGAAGGCGGAGCGAATTTACGGGCAGTGCAGGATATGCTCGGACACGAAAACATAACGACGACAGAAATCTATACGCATTTGGACCAGCGATTCCTGCGGGATGCAATTTTGACTTATCATCCGAGGAATACGATTAACTAA
- the aroQ gene encoding type II 3-dehydroquinate dehydratase, with the protein MRILILNGPNLNLLGTREPEIYGNRTFLHVLEELRKHFPGEIDYLQSNVEGELINALHESSHDGIILNAGGYTHTSVAIRDAISGIQVPVVEVHISNLAQREEFRHNSFITAVCAGSIMGFGMDGYRLALEWFKGNLRGKIGY; encoded by the coding sequence ATGCGTATTCTGATTCTCAATGGCCCGAATTTAAATCTTTTAGGAACACGTGAGCCTGAAATTTACGGAAATCGTACATTTTTACATGTTTTGGAAGAGCTCAGGAAACATTTCCCGGGAGAGATCGACTACCTGCAAAGCAATGTTGAAGGTGAATTGATCAATGCACTCCACGAATCCAGCCACGACGGAATTATCCTCAATGCAGGAGGTTACACACATACCAGCGTCGCAATCCGGGATGCCATTTCCGGGATCCAGGTACCGGTCGTTGAAGTACACATCAGCAACCTTGCACAACGCGAAGAATTCCGCCACAATTCATTCATTACCGCCGTTTGTGCAGGTTCCATCATGGGCTTCGGAATGGACGGATACCGTTTGGCGTTGGAATGGTTTAAAGGAAATCTGCGGGGTAAAATCGGGTATTGA
- a CDS encoding class I SAM-dependent methyltransferase has product MENYKEINKEQWNQRVDPHVESEFYDHAAFLAGKNSLQETELALLGDVRGKRILHLQCHFGQDTISLARMGASTVGADISDKAIDKAREIAASTGADATFVCCDLYNLPQHLEGQFDIVFTSYGTVGWLPDLDKWASVITHFLKPGGKFVFVEFHPVVWMFDDDFQKVGYRYFKSEPIVETASGTYADRDAEIKTTSVSWNHAMSEVITSLLKHGIHLQDLQEYDFSNYNCFAHTDEFEPGKYRIKHLGNFIPMMYSIVGIKKSL; this is encoded by the coding sequence ATGGAGAATTACAAGGAAATAAATAAAGAGCAATGGAACCAGCGGGTAGATCCGCACGTGGAGTCCGAATTTTATGATCATGCGGCCTTTTTAGCCGGAAAAAACTCCTTGCAGGAAACAGAGCTCGCTTTACTGGGAGACGTAAGGGGAAAACGCATTTTACACCTGCAATGTCATTTCGGGCAAGATACGATTTCACTGGCACGCATGGGCGCGAGTACCGTCGGCGCGGATATTTCAGACAAAGCCATTGACAAAGCAAGGGAAATTGCGGCTTCTACCGGTGCCGACGCTACTTTTGTGTGCTGTGATCTGTATAATCTTCCGCAACACCTGGAAGGACAATTCGACATCGTTTTCACTTCCTACGGAACAGTTGGCTGGCTTCCCGACCTGGACAAATGGGCTTCGGTGATCACTCATTTTTTGAAACCGGGCGGAAAATTTGTGTTTGTAGAGTTCCATCCGGTGGTTTGGATGTTCGATGACGATTTTCAGAAAGTCGGTTACCGCTATTTCAAGTCCGAACCGATCGTAGAAACAGCCAGCGGAACCTATGCCGACCGGGACGCTGAGATCAAAACCACATCCGTGAGCTGGAATCATGCCATGAGCGAAGTCATAACCAGCTTGTTGAAACACGGAATCCACTTGCAGGATTTGCAGGAATACGACTTTTCCAACTACAATTGCTTTGCGCATACAGATGAGTTCGAACCGGGAAAATACCGCATCAAACATCTGGGGAATTTCATCCCGATGATGTATTCGATAGTAGGAATTAAAAAATCACTTTAA
- a CDS encoding sterol desaturase family protein: METFYSFWPKIAYYISLRYLIIAGGAYLLFYVLFRNQFFQRKIQLVFPKNKRVWMEVLYSMQTTIIFATIFLLVVIVLRPYTNLYKDVDSYGLAYYLFTIPVMFVIHDTYFYWMHRAIHHPKLFRHIHFVHHQSTNPTPLAAYSFHFSESILEAMIIPIIAFTIPVHSSALVLFLLGQFIINVYGHLGFELFPARFHKTWIGRWVNTSVAHNQHHKHFTGNYGLYFLFWDRWMGTLRADYDETFDEVKNRKAIIHGELQGNK; the protein is encoded by the coding sequence ATGGAAACATTTTACAGCTTTTGGCCGAAAATCGCATACTACATTTCGTTGCGTTACCTGATCATTGCCGGAGGTGCTTACCTCCTCTTCTATGTGTTGTTCCGAAACCAGTTTTTCCAGCGAAAGATCCAATTGGTTTTTCCGAAGAATAAGCGCGTATGGATGGAAGTCCTGTATTCCATGCAAACGACCATCATTTTTGCTACTATCTTTTTACTGGTCGTGATCGTTTTGCGGCCGTATACGAATCTTTACAAGGATGTTGATTCTTATGGGTTGGCTTATTACCTTTTTACTATTCCGGTGATGTTTGTCATCCATGACACCTATTTTTACTGGATGCACCGGGCCATTCATCATCCGAAATTATTTCGTCACATTCACTTTGTGCACCATCAATCCACGAATCCGACTCCGCTTGCAGCCTACTCGTTCCATTTTTCGGAAAGCATCCTGGAGGCGATGATCATTCCCATTATTGCGTTTACGATCCCCGTTCACTCCAGCGCTTTGGTGCTCTTCTTACTCGGGCAATTTATCATCAATGTCTACGGACATCTGGGCTTCGAATTATTCCCTGCGCGTTTTCACAAAACCTGGATCGGAAGATGGGTCAACACTTCCGTAGCACACAATCAGCACCACAAACACTTCACCGGGAACTACGGGTTGTACTTTCTGTTCTGGGACCGCTGGATGGGGACACTCCGGGCAGATTACGACGAAACATTCGATGAAGTCAAGAACCGAAAAGCAATCATTCATGGAGAATTACAAGGAAATAAATAA
- a CDS encoding T9SS type A sorting domain-containing protein, with product MKKMNYLVTAILVVGGALRAYSQEFKKVALPKGIYSEAKSFERLNQKKVNNAFKGMKEVYAFDFTASKAKSVSQQIESTANLALEKSGFVAYSNAVSISNLLAIRPEVLSVQLPYEDRVLSLDLVQVDLFTDEFKIETSTPGLEQGVNLGLYYQGTVRGEDAVVGVSFFRDEFFVLINRNSAEDATIEAGLLRVPENTDGLHVIYSDDDLKDKPVYSCSAESLEQYHEAVERLSSQKEELNQLEKATYKCVTYFWETRYNLYTAKGSTQAVTNHITNIFNNFKLMYENEQIGSKLNQLYIWTTADTYNDDLNTFSANRSNFGANIATLFSNTGGGGVAWLDQLCGSNEYYKHGFCGAVGGTVNAVPTYSWAVNVTTHEVGHNLGSPHTHACSWTGGAIDGCGPQAGYSEGCTGPIPSNGGTIMSYCHLVSVGMNFTLGFGPQPGNLIRSRVNSCITLTCDTGGGGQTCTNAYEPNETQAAATALTSGTAASAAIATAGDVDYFKITTSTTTNNVFNLAGPSGVDFDLVIYNSAGTQIGSSAGGTATESVTLNGQAAGTYYAKVFGYNNAFSTTCYTMTATATAVTNCSTAYEPNNSSSAAATIPLGTTISAAISSNTDQDYYKVTTTAAGTHLFALAGPSGVDFDLNVYNSSGTLIGSGTSSTATENVSIANLAVGTYTVRVFGYNGANSPTCYTLNVARTSASFFGGETPEPGYSLYPNPVKDKLSVVSSDPDEVMKVEVMDMSGKVLSVTELRSNGTIDVSAISPGVYFIKITSAITEVAPIKFVKE from the coding sequence ATGAAGAAGATGAACTATTTAGTGACGGCCATACTGGTCGTAGGAGGTGCGTTGCGTGCTTATTCACAAGAATTTAAAAAAGTAGCCCTTCCAAAGGGAATCTACTCGGAAGCAAAATCATTTGAACGGTTAAATCAGAAAAAAGTGAACAATGCGTTCAAGGGAATGAAAGAGGTTTACGCTTTTGATTTCACAGCTTCCAAGGCGAAATCTGTTTCTCAGCAGATCGAATCTACCGCAAATCTGGCGCTCGAAAAATCCGGGTTTGTGGCGTATTCAAACGCCGTATCCATTTCAAACCTGCTTGCAATCCGGCCGGAAGTACTTTCCGTGCAATTGCCGTATGAAGACCGTGTTTTAAGCCTGGATCTGGTGCAGGTCGATCTGTTTACTGACGAATTTAAAATCGAAACCAGTACACCAGGTTTGGAACAAGGTGTGAATCTGGGGTTGTATTACCAGGGAACTGTTCGCGGTGAAGATGCCGTTGTGGGAGTGAGTTTCTTCCGGGATGAATTTTTTGTGCTGATCAACCGGAATTCTGCGGAGGATGCAACCATTGAGGCAGGTTTGCTTCGCGTTCCGGAAAATACCGATGGCCTTCACGTGATTTATTCGGATGACGACCTGAAAGACAAACCGGTTTATTCCTGCAGTGCCGAATCTCTGGAGCAATATCACGAAGCGGTGGAGCGGCTTTCTTCCCAAAAAGAAGAACTGAACCAGCTGGAAAAAGCGACGTACAAATGTGTGACCTATTTCTGGGAAACGCGCTATAATCTGTACACGGCAAAAGGAAGTACGCAGGCGGTGACAAACCACATCACCAACATCTTTAACAATTTCAAATTGATGTATGAAAATGAGCAGATCGGGTCGAAACTGAACCAGCTTTATATCTGGACAACAGCGGATACTTACAACGATGACCTGAATACATTTTCTGCCAACCGTTCAAATTTCGGGGCGAATATCGCTACGCTATTCTCGAATACCGGCGGTGGCGGAGTAGCCTGGCTGGACCAATTGTGCGGAAGCAACGAATATTATAAACACGGATTTTGCGGCGCTGTCGGTGGAACGGTAAATGCGGTTCCTACCTATAGCTGGGCTGTCAATGTGACAACACATGAGGTTGGGCACAACCTGGGATCACCGCATACACATGCGTGCAGCTGGACGGGAGGAGCCATTGACGGATGTGGCCCGCAAGCAGGTTATTCCGAGGGTTGTACCGGCCCGATTCCTTCAAATGGTGGAACAATTATGAGTTATTGCCACCTGGTAAGTGTCGGGATGAATTTCACACTTGGTTTTGGCCCTCAGCCCGGAAATCTTATCAGAAGCCGCGTGAACAGCTGTATCACTTTGACCTGTGATACCGGTGGTGGCGGACAAACCTGTACGAACGCTTATGAACCGAATGAAACACAGGCTGCTGCAACTGCTTTAACAAGCGGAACGGCTGCTTCGGCTGCCATTGCAACTGCCGGTGATGTGGATTATTTTAAGATCACCACTTCGACAACCACGAACAATGTGTTCAATCTTGCAGGGCCTTCCGGAGTGGATTTCGACCTGGTGATTTACAACAGTGCCGGAACACAAATCGGTTCGAGCGCAGGAGGTACCGCAACAGAATCCGTTACCTTGAACGGACAAGCTGCCGGAACTTATTATGCAAAGGTTTTCGGTTATAACAACGCGTTCAGTACAACTTGTTATACCATGACGGCAACCGCAACGGCAGTAACGAATTGTTCAACGGCTTACGAACCGAATAATTCCTCATCAGCAGCTGCCACGATTCCTTTGGGAACGACCATTTCCGCGGCAATTTCATCGAACACCGACCAGGATTATTATAAAGTAACCACAACTGCTGCAGGAACACACTTGTTTGCCCTGGCAGGACCAAGCGGAGTTGATTTTGACCTGAATGTATACAACAGTTCAGGAACCCTGATCGGATCGGGAACGAGTTCAACAGCAACCGAGAATGTGTCGATCGCAAATCTGGCTGTCGGAACTTACACGGTACGTGTTTTCGGATATAACGGAGCAAACAGCCCGACTTGTTATACCTTGAATGTGGCGAGAACATCTGCTTCTTTCTTCGGGGGAGAAACACCGGAGCCAGGTTATTCGCTTTACCCGAACCCGGTTAAAGACAAATTGTCCGTTGTATCCTCCGACCCGGATGAAGTAATGAAAGTAGAAGTGATGGATATGAGTGGAAAAGTGCTTTCAGTGACTGAACTAAGAAGCAATGGAACCATTGATGTTTCAGCGATCAGTCCGGGAGTATATTTCATAAAGATTACTTCTGCAATTACAGAAGTAGCACCGATCAAGTTTGTGAAAGAGTAA
- a CDS encoding TonB-dependent receptor plug domain-containing protein, with protein sequence MKNTLLLLFLVISSHFLMAQQGVIGGKLLDGDQAVPFITVGLEGTSFVVTTDENGAFRIPNVPYGKYVLKAHSSEHESFEKPVNLDQPELELGALSLAKIAQIDEVTILAKSKVQEVKEQPFAVESIDMKPVQNLNLNVNQVLNQSTGVRIRESGGLGSDFVFSLSGFTGNQVRFFVDGLPTDVMGRSFSINAIPVNNVERVEIYKGVVPINLGSDVLGGAVNIVTNNSVRNFLDVSYGYGSFNTHQASLVGRYTTKKGFLVSASAFYNYSDNDFKVDINLFDKKTGKIDENTTAVRRFNDAFKSATGMLEFGVVNKKWADRLMVGLIANTAYKEIQQGANMTIVAGEVHRTETSLIPTLKYEKNNLFVKNLSLKVSGLYSTIEQQTVDTSSRIYDWAGNHTDKLLSNTSGELNWYKTLYTFNDQAALAVATLNYKLGKYHQFTLNNTYSRMRRVGSDPLKVDPLPFEDPNILEKNFTGISYQLKLFRDRWTTSVFGKMFNMNSILYKSDDDTGDIRRMDNRFQLPGYGIATSFFVLNYLQLKASYENTYRLPEGYEVFGDGLLQLPNPDLQPEKSQNFNAGFLFGKRFGKHLVNVDFNYMYRLPENLIRSVALGITSRYENLSKAKVNCLEGAVSYSWNDLFRIEFNATYQNILNASLKDNGEPDELYMDRLPNAPYLFGNGSFTFNTKQFGKYKQRFGFTWTTSYIEEFYLKWPSLGSLSSKFIIPRQVVSNASVSFTSHAGRYNISFSCMNLFDAMCYDNFRIQKPGRSFNVKLRYYLSK encoded by the coding sequence GTGAAAAATACCCTTCTTCTTCTTTTCTTAGTGATTTCCAGTCATTTTTTAATGGCACAGCAAGGCGTAATCGGTGGTAAACTCCTGGATGGCGATCAGGCTGTTCCGTTCATCACAGTAGGATTGGAAGGTACTTCATTTGTGGTTACCACCGATGAGAACGGAGCGTTCCGCATTCCGAATGTTCCGTATGGAAAGTATGTCCTGAAAGCTCACAGTTCGGAGCATGAATCCTTTGAGAAACCGGTAAATCTCGATCAGCCTGAATTGGAACTGGGAGCATTGTCCCTGGCTAAAATTGCGCAAATCGATGAGGTTACCATTCTGGCGAAATCGAAAGTGCAGGAAGTCAAGGAACAACCTTTTGCCGTAGAATCCATCGACATGAAACCTGTTCAGAACCTGAACCTGAATGTGAACCAGGTCTTGAACCAATCAACTGGGGTGCGCATTCGTGAAAGCGGAGGTTTGGGGTCCGATTTTGTTTTTTCACTGAGCGGTTTTACCGGCAACCAGGTGCGTTTTTTCGTAGATGGTTTACCGACAGATGTCATGGGAAGATCGTTCAGTATCAATGCCATTCCGGTGAATAATGTAGAACGGGTGGAAATTTACAAAGGAGTCGTTCCTATCAACCTAGGATCAGACGTATTGGGTGGAGCAGTAAACATTGTAACCAATAACAGCGTCCGGAACTTTTTGGATGTTTCCTACGGATACGGTTCGTTCAACACGCACCAGGCGAGTCTGGTAGGAAGATATACTACCAAAAAGGGATTCCTGGTTAGTGCGAGTGCATTTTACAATTATTCCGATAACGATTTTAAAGTGGATATCAACCTGTTTGACAAGAAAACGGGGAAAATTGATGAAAACACGACCGCTGTCCGCCGCTTCAACGATGCATTCAAATCAGCAACAGGAATGCTGGAATTCGGTGTTGTCAACAAGAAATGGGCAGATCGTCTGATGGTCGGTTTGATCGCGAATACAGCTTACAAGGAAATCCAGCAGGGAGCGAACATGACCATTGTTGCGGGAGAAGTCCACCGGACGGAAACCAGCCTCATCCCGACATTGAAATACGAAAAAAACAACCTGTTCGTCAAAAATCTGAGCCTCAAAGTATCCGGACTTTACAGTACAATTGAGCAACAGACTGTTGATACGAGTTCGCGTATTTACGATTGGGCTGGAAATCATACCGATAAATTGCTTTCAAATACTTCGGGTGAATTGAACTGGTACAAAACCCTTTATACATTTAACGATCAGGCAGCTTTGGCTGTTGCAACGCTGAATTACAAATTGGGGAAATACCACCAGTTTACGCTCAACAACACCTATTCCCGAATGCGAAGAGTGGGGAGTGATCCGCTGAAAGTAGATCCGCTTCCGTTTGAAGATCCGAATATCCTGGAGAAGAACTTTACGGGAATTTCCTATCAGTTGAAATTATTCCGTGACCGCTGGACAACGTCCGTTTTCGGGAAGATGTTCAACATGAATTCCATTTTGTACAAGTCGGACGATGATACCGGGGATATTCGCAGAATGGATAACCGGTTCCAGCTTCCCGGTTATGGAATTGCGACCAGTTTTTTCGTGCTCAATTACCTGCAATTGAAAGCTTCTTATGAAAACACCTATCGTTTACCGGAAGGGTACGAAGTGTTCGGTGACGGATTGCTTCAATTGCCGAATCCGGACCTTCAACCGGAAAAAAGCCAGAATTTCAACGCCGGGTTTCTGTTCGGGAAACGCTTCGGAAAGCATTTGGTAAATGTGGATTTCAATTACATGTACCGCTTGCCTGAAAACCTGATCCGTTCGGTTGCTCTCGGAATTACTTCCCGCTATGAAAACCTGAGCAAGGCAAAAGTGAATTGCCTCGAAGGAGCTGTCAGTTATTCCTGGAATGACCTGTTCCGGATTGAATTCAACGCCACTTACCAGAATATTTTGAATGCATCCCTGAAAGATAACGGGGAGCCGGATGAATTGTACATGGACCGCTTGCCCAATGCTCCCTATTTATTCGGAAATGGTTCATTTACTTTCAATACAAAACAATTCGGTAAGTACAAACAACGGTTTGGGTTTACCTGGACGACCTCTTACATCGAGGAATTTTATTTGAAGTGGCCGAGTCTGGGATCTTTGAGTTCGAAGTTCATCATTCCGCGCCAGGTTGTAAGCAATGCTTCCGTGAGTTTCACCAGTCATGCAGGTCGTTATAACATTTCATTTTCCTGCATGAACCTGTTTGATGCCATGTGCTACGATAATTTCCGGATACAAAAGCCCGGAAGAAGTTTCAACGTCAAACTTCGCTACTACTTGTCAAAATGA
- a CDS encoding DUF4374 domain-containing protein — MKTKSTLVIAVIALLGMTSVTACKKKKTTEEEETTVPASGYVLGLKTTSAGADAEYLVISTDLMSGTISATGNGVEQMGWMYYHRIGNKYLAMDYTNNICTGYQIANSTLSTAGSFVFDRLDVLTNDPSGNVFAVSAPWGGGSYDCKFQTVNPNSMSITSTQSVLLNVMYNDTMAQLNMWPTGTYINNGKLYVAYYPLHGASWDTPKTDTAYVNVYTYPGLNYVTTFKDARTGPIGYYGGSPAIIEDENGNHYTISTCSLAAGYTQATKPSGILRINSGQQQFDNSYFFNTEVLGYKILTGVYVGNGKMVARVVPNSVDSQTGGTWAAFGIDVPIHQIAILDLNSQTLQIVNDVPAHGGQYYTPFYIENGKVFISVNTGSNAYIYRVDPSNGTAQQGATIDGKSIQCFFKY, encoded by the coding sequence ATGAAAACAAAAAGTACACTTGTAATTGCTGTGATTGCCCTGTTGGGAATGACATCAGTTACTGCTTGTAAGAAGAAAAAAACAACGGAGGAAGAAGAAACAACTGTTCCTGCTTCAGGATATGTTTTGGGACTGAAAACAACCAGTGCCGGAGCAGATGCCGAGTATTTGGTAATTTCAACGGATTTGATGTCGGGAACCATTTCTGCTACCGGAAACGGAGTTGAGCAAATGGGATGGATGTATTACCACCGGATCGGGAATAAGTACCTGGCGATGGATTACACGAACAACATCTGCACAGGATACCAAATCGCAAACAGTACGTTGTCTACCGCCGGAAGTTTCGTTTTTGACCGTCTGGATGTTTTGACGAACGACCCAAGCGGAAATGTATTTGCTGTTAGTGCACCATGGGGTGGCGGATCTTATGATTGCAAGTTCCAGACAGTGAACCCGAACTCCATGTCGATTACCAGTACACAAAGCGTGCTTTTGAACGTGATGTACAACGATACCATGGCGCAACTGAACATGTGGCCGACAGGAACTTACATCAATAACGGGAAATTGTATGTGGCTTATTACCCATTGCACGGTGCTTCCTGGGACACGCCAAAAACAGATACGGCTTACGTAAACGTGTACACATATCCGGGATTGAACTACGTGACTACGTTTAAAGATGCACGTACCGGGCCGATCGGGTATTACGGAGGCTCACCGGCCATCATTGAAGATGAGAACGGAAATCACTACACGATTTCCACTTGTTCATTGGCAGCAGGATATACACAAGCTACCAAGCCTTCCGGGATTTTGAGAATCAACTCAGGCCAGCAGCAGTTTGATAACAGCTATTTCTTCAACACCGAAGTATTGGGATACAAGATCCTGACAGGTGTCTATGTGGGGAACGGGAAAATGGTAGCACGGGTTGTTCCGAATTCGGTGGATTCTCAAACCGGTGGAACCTGGGCGGCTTTCGGTATCGATGTCCCGATTCACCAAATCGCTATTTTAGATTTGAACAGCCAAACTTTGCAGATCGTGAATGATGTTCCGGCACACGGCGGACAATATTACACGCCATTCTACATCGAGAACGGAAAAGTATTTATTTCTGTGAATACCGGATCCAACGCTTACATCTACCGCGTAGATCCTTCAAACGGAACAGCACAGCAGGGAGCAACCATCGACGGAAAATCCATTCAGTGCTTCTTTAAATATTAA
- a CDS encoding SdiA-regulated domain-containing protein, translated as MSNKLLFVFFHTIGFASFGQQGIPYNLKQEDQSIILPAELREVSGITSIDAKTLGCVQDEAGTVFIYDLKNQTIKHRIHFAGPGDYEGIAAVGKDLFVLRSDATLFHIHNFQSEKWSLDSIATGIPNKDNEGLCFDAKNNRLLIGSKSKVAKGAEFKNLRTVYAFDLKKNKLDQEPLYRYDINSIKDFAARNKIELPTKPSKKNPNEEEPALKFQISGLYIHPESKLLYVLSASDYYLFVFNHEGEIIHLEVLDPQKFNKAEGIVIMQNGDLYISNEGQSGDPKILLFKSKHP; from the coding sequence ATGAGCAACAAACTCCTCTTTGTATTTTTTCATACAATCGGCTTCGCTTCCTTTGGCCAGCAGGGAATTCCCTACAACCTGAAACAAGAAGATCAAAGCATCATTTTACCTGCTGAATTGCGGGAAGTTTCGGGAATCACGAGTATTGATGCTAAAACGCTGGGATGTGTCCAGGACGAGGCAGGTACGGTTTTCATTTACGACCTGAAAAATCAAACCATTAAGCACCGGATTCATTTTGCAGGGCCGGGTGATTACGAAGGAATAGCTGCCGTTGGAAAAGACCTGTTTGTATTGCGAAGCGATGCTACTTTGTTCCACATTCACAACTTCCAATCTGAAAAATGGTCGCTGGATTCCATTGCAACCGGAATTCCCAACAAAGACAATGAAGGTTTGTGTTTTGATGCGAAAAACAACCGCTTGCTCATCGGCTCAAAAAGCAAAGTTGCAAAAGGCGCGGAATTCAAGAACCTGCGCACGGTTTACGCTTTCGACCTCAAAAAGAACAAACTCGATCAAGAACCGCTTTACCGCTACGACATTAACTCCATCAAGGATTTTGCTGCGCGAAACAAGATCGAATTACCGACAAAACCTAGTAAGAAGAATCCGAACGAAGAAGAACCGGCATTGAAATTCCAGATTTCCGGGCTTTATATTCATCCGGAAAGCAAGTTGCTTTATGTATTAAGCGCTTCGGATTATTACCTGTTCGTGTTCAATCACGAAGGAGAAATCATTCACCTGGAAGTGCTGGACCCTCAAAAATTCAACAAAGCAGAAGGAATTGTCATCATGCAAAACGGAGATTTGTACATTTCGAATGAAGGACAAAGCGGAGATCCGAAGATCCTGCTTTTCAAATCAAAACATCCTTAG